A section of the Chryseobacterium scophthalmum genome encodes:
- a CDS encoding acyltransferase produces MRELIKSIFNFFYYRYLIRQNPSKFARKVGVRLKGKLFLYGAQPGMFGSEPFMIELGDNVHITGECQFLTHDGSTLIFRKEIPTLEVTKPITIGNDVFIGYRTIILPGVKIGNRCVIGAGSIVNRDIPDNSVAVGNPCKVVKTSDELLEKLESISLGFGHLTGKDKEKEIRKLFNIYE; encoded by the coding sequence ATGAGAGAACTAATTAAGAGCATTTTCAATTTTTTTTATTATCGTTATTTGATAAGACAAAATCCCTCTAAATTTGCAAGAAAAGTTGGTGTTCGTTTAAAAGGCAAGCTGTTTTTGTATGGAGCACAACCGGGTATGTTTGGTTCTGAACCTTTTATGATTGAATTAGGTGATAATGTACATATAACAGGAGAGTGTCAGTTTTTGACACATGATGGCTCGACACTTATTTTTAGAAAAGAAATACCAACATTGGAAGTAACAAAACCGATAACAATCGGTAATGATGTTTTTATTGGATATAGAACAATTATTTTGCCTGGCGTTAAAATTGGAAATCGTTGTGTTATTGGTGCTGGTTCTATTGTCAACAGAGATATTCCTGATAATTCTGTAGCAGTGGGCAATCCATGTAAAGTTGTAAAAACATCTGATGAGTTATTAGAAAAATTAGAATCAATTTCATTAGGCTTTGGACATTTAACAGGGAAGGATAAGGAAAAGGAGATACGTAAACTGTTCAATATATATGAATAA
- a CDS encoding SDR family oxidoreductase, which translates to MNKILITGGAGFIGSNLTEYFLNKGYKVTCLDNFATGHRHNIESFHSNENYKLIEGDIRDLETCQKAVAGADYVLHQAALGSVPRSINDPITSNEVNVSGFLNMLVAARDANVKRFVYAASSSTYGDSESLPKVEEVIGKPLSPYAITKYVNELYADIFSKTYGLSCIGLRYFNVFGRRQDPNGAYAAVIPLFVKQFMNHESPKINGTGDYSRDFTYIDNVIQMNERAMLADDSKAINTVYNTAVGDRTTLNDLVRYLKEYLSEFDREISNVDVIYGPNRIGDIPHSLASIEKAKTLLGYEPTHTIDKGLKEAVQWYWENLK; encoded by the coding sequence ATGAACAAAATTTTAATTACTGGGGGTGCAGGTTTTATAGGTTCTAATCTTACAGAATACTTTTTAAATAAAGGCTATAAAGTAACCTGTTTAGATAACTTTGCGACTGGACACCGTCATAACATCGAATCTTTTCATTCTAATGAAAATTATAAACTGATTGAGGGAGATATCAGAGATTTAGAAACATGTCAGAAGGCTGTTGCTGGAGCAGATTATGTTTTGCATCAGGCAGCATTAGGATCGGTTCCACGTTCAATTAATGATCCTATTACTTCTAATGAAGTCAATGTTTCTGGTTTCTTAAATATGTTAGTTGCCGCTCGTGATGCAAATGTTAAACGTTTTGTTTATGCGGCTTCTTCTTCAACCTATGGCGATTCCGAATCTTTACCAAAAGTTGAAGAAGTGATTGGAAAACCACTATCTCCTTATGCAATTACAAAGTATGTAAATGAACTTTATGCAGATATTTTTAGTAAAACCTATGGCTTATCTTGTATAGGGTTGCGTTACTTTAATGTATTCGGCCGTCGCCAGGATCCAAATGGAGCATATGCAGCTGTTATTCCATTATTTGTAAAACAATTCATGAACCATGAATCGCCAAAAATTAACGGAACAGGAGATTACTCTCGCGATTTCACCTACATTGATAATGTTATCCAGATGAATGAACGTGCAATGTTGGCAGATGATTCTAAAGCTATAAATACAGTTTATAATACAGCTGTTGGTGATCGTACGACATTGAATGATTTAGTTAGATATTTGAAAGAATATTTAAGCGAATTTGATAGAGAGATTTCTAATGTTGATGTAATATATGGACCAAACCGTATAGGAGACATACCACACTCATTAGCGTCTATTGAAAAAGCAAAAACATTATTAGGATATGAGCCAACTCATACGATAGATAAAGGGCTGAAAGAAGCAGTACAATGGTACTGGGAAAACTTAAAATAA
- a CDS encoding polysaccharide biosynthesis/export family protein has protein sequence MILKKYFIYGVLGLAMFSCAPRQEINYMQDIENLALDNSIKNSRGTLQPGDQLIITVTAKDMDVVKPFNQSYSSSSTITQYSVPSSNNLPQQLPVSGSTYIVDTEGNIVFPQIGVVSAKDENLETMRAKLTNLISEYVKNPVVEMKLINFKVSVLGEVTRPGTYVIPDGNTTLLGALGLAGDLTVFGVRTNVLVVRNVDGKITKERIDLTSAQFINSPYYYLKQNDMIYVQPNANREKAARIDPNTGLYISVASVIASLVIGVLALTKN, from the coding sequence ATGATCTTAAAAAAATATTTTATTTACGGAGTTCTTGGTTTAGCAATGTTTTCTTGTGCACCAAGACAAGAAATCAATTACATGCAAGACATTGAGAACTTGGCATTAGATAATTCTATTAAAAACAGCAGAGGTACCTTACAGCCAGGTGATCAATTAATTATCACTGTGACGGCTAAAGATATGGATGTGGTGAAGCCATTTAACCAAAGTTATTCATCAAGTTCAACAATAACGCAGTATTCTGTTCCCAGTTCAAATAATCTTCCTCAACAGCTTCCTGTTTCTGGATCTACTTATATTGTAGATACTGAAGGAAATATTGTATTTCCGCAAATTGGTGTGGTAAGTGCAAAAGATGAAAACCTGGAAACGATGAGAGCTAAATTAACGAATCTGATTTCAGAGTATGTTAAAAATCCGGTGGTTGAAATGAAATTAATCAACTTTAAAGTCTCTGTTTTGGGAGAAGTTACAAGACCGGGTACCTATGTTATTCCTGATGGAAACACGACATTATTAGGAGCTTTAGGTTTAGCAGGGGATCTTACTGTATTCGGTGTTAGAACCAATGTATTGGTCGTGAGAAATGTTGATGGAAAGATTACAAAAGAAAGAATAGACTTAACAAGTGCACAGTTTATCAACTCACCATATTATTATCTTAAGCAAAATGATATGATCTATGTGCAACCTAATGCTAACAGAGAAAAAGCGGCAAGAATAGATCCTAATACCGGATTGTATATTTCGGTTGCATCAGTTATTGCATCTTTAGTAATTGGAGTTTTAGCACTTACAAAAAATTAA
- a CDS encoding GumC family protein, with translation MDYNQTQEETLDESLNIREILKPYIHRWYWFIVGGIVAVIVAWFFLRYSIPVYSTESTLLIKEVKKSSAGQPDMSVISELSGIGGMGTNSVDNEIEILKSKKLMLSVVRELALETNIYSKGKIKETELYKETSPFLVRIISENKKARYPQKEVTAKIKDDKIIIESESFKKDIQADFNKSVTMPFGVVMFQKNPKFKLNPKSSDIYRLQFMSGMNRARYYLSKLNVSLVQKEATVLRVVITDPSPDKSVDILNKLAVNYNREAILDKNSEAQKTASFIDERINLISKELGTVESQKEDFKLRNNIADIQTEAELSLKTAVDARQKQLEKESQLELVNSLLSSVKKQGTYQVLPLNVGLSDENIASNIALYNQLVIDRNRLLESSTTVNPVVQNITDQIISMRSSVIQSLQKTQSALHISIGTITGEQNRLSGRISKIPVQEKMFRSIERQQNIKEQLYLLLLQKREEAAISLAIAAPKARIVDDALTSPIPVSPKKMIIYLGALIIGMLIPFAVIYLLELFNNKVKTKQELENLLDEATVVGELPSLQKGEPEIVQLNDLSPLAEAFRILITNINFMLPKNKKGNVIFVTSTVKGEGKTFTSVNLALTLASPRKKVIIIGSDIRNPQLQRYNESRRGLIGLSEFMYDEQMDVSEIIHPTSFNPYCDVIYSGAITPNPTELLSNGRYEELVESLKPMYDYILLDTAPLMLVTDSFLIADVADITVYVTRSGYTEKELVGFINKQIKDKKIKNVGLVLNDVSKMNSGYGYGYKYGYGYNADSNESWWKKMFKS, from the coding sequence GTGGATTATAATCAAACGCAGGAAGAGACTCTGGATGAGTCTTTAAATATCAGAGAAATTTTAAAACCTTACATCCATCGTTGGTATTGGTTTATTGTAGGTGGAATTGTAGCGGTTATTGTTGCATGGTTCTTTTTAAGATACAGCATCCCTGTATACAGTACAGAGTCAACATTGTTGATCAAAGAAGTTAAAAAATCTTCAGCTGGTCAACCAGATATGTCTGTAATTTCGGAATTAAGCGGTATCGGAGGAATGGGTACCAACTCAGTAGATAATGAAATTGAAATTTTAAAATCTAAAAAACTAATGCTCTCCGTTGTAAGAGAACTGGCATTGGAAACCAATATTTATTCCAAAGGAAAAATAAAAGAAACCGAATTATATAAAGAAACTTCTCCTTTTTTAGTAAGGATAATTAGTGAAAATAAAAAAGCTAGGTATCCCCAAAAAGAAGTTACGGCTAAAATAAAGGACGATAAGATCATCATTGAATCAGAAAGTTTCAAAAAAGATATTCAAGCAGATTTTAATAAATCGGTTACAATGCCTTTCGGTGTTGTAATGTTTCAGAAAAATCCAAAATTTAAGTTAAATCCCAAATCATCAGATATCTATCGATTGCAGTTTATGTCTGGGATGAACAGAGCAAGGTATTATCTATCTAAACTGAATGTAAGTTTGGTACAGAAAGAAGCTACAGTGCTTAGAGTTGTAATCACAGATCCTAGTCCGGATAAGTCAGTAGATATTTTAAATAAGCTTGCTGTAAACTATAACCGTGAAGCTATTTTGGATAAAAATTCTGAAGCACAAAAAACAGCTAGTTTTATTGATGAGCGTATTAATCTTATCAGTAAAGAATTAGGAACAGTAGAATCCCAGAAAGAAGATTTTAAGCTTCGTAATAATATCGCCGATATTCAGACTGAAGCAGAATTATCTTTGAAAACAGCAGTAGATGCCCGCCAAAAACAATTGGAGAAAGAGTCTCAGCTAGAATTGGTAAACAGTCTTCTCAGTTCTGTTAAAAAACAGGGTACTTATCAGGTCTTACCACTCAATGTAGGGCTTTCAGATGAGAATATCGCATCTAATATTGCACTATATAATCAGTTGGTGATCGATAGAAACAGATTGCTAGAAAGTTCTACGACAGTCAATCCTGTTGTTCAGAATATTACGGACCAGATCATCAGCATGCGAAGTTCTGTTATTCAAAGTTTGCAGAAAACCCAATCGGCACTTCATATCTCTATAGGAACAATTACGGGTGAGCAAAATAGATTATCAGGTAGAATTTCTAAAATTCCGGTTCAGGAAAAAATGTTCCGTAGTATTGAAAGACAGCAAAATATTAAAGAACAGCTTTACCTATTATTGCTTCAAAAACGAGAAGAAGCTGCTATATCATTAGCGATTGCTGCTCCAAAAGCTAGAATTGTTGACGATGCCTTAACGAGTCCTATTCCGGTTTCTCCAAAGAAAATGATTATTTATCTAGGAGCATTGATCATAGGAATGTTAATTCCGTTTGCAGTTATTTATTTATTAGAGTTATTTAATAATAAAGTGAAAACTAAGCAAGAGCTGGAAAATCTACTTGATGAGGCAACTGTTGTTGGAGAACTTCCTTCACTGCAGAAAGGTGAACCTGAAATTGTACAGTTAAATGATTTATCTCCTTTAGCAGAAGCGTTCAGAATTTTGATTACAAACATTAATTTTATGTTGCCAAAAAACAAAAAAGGCAATGTAATTTTTGTAACCTCAACGGTCAAAGGAGAAGGAAAAACATTTACTTCTGTTAATTTAGCCCTTACATTAGCATCGCCCAGAAAAAAAGTAATTATTATTGGCTCAGATATCAGAAATCCACAACTACAGAGATATAATGAGAGCAGAAGAGGATTAATTGGTCTTTCAGAATTTATGTATGATGAACAGATGGATGTTTCAGAAATCATTCATCCTACTTCATTCAATCCGTATTGTGATGTAATCTATTCGGGAGCTATTACGCCAAACCCAACAGAACTTTTATCTAACGGAAGATATGAGGAATTAGTAGAATCATTAAAGCCAATGTATGATTACATATTATTGGATACAGCTCCGTTAATGTTAGTAACAGATTCATTTTTAATTGCTGATGTAGCAGATATTACAGTATATGTTACGCGTTCTGGTTATACAGAAAAAGAACTAGTCGGATTTATCAACAAGCAAATAAAAGATAAGAAAATTAAAAATGTAGGCTTGGTACTGAATGATGTTAGTAAGATGAACAGTGGTTATGGATATGGTTATAAATATGGTTATGGCTACAATGCAGATTCTAATGAGTCTTGGTGGAAAAAAATGTTTAAATCATAA
- a CDS encoding acyltransferase: protein MIKSTIITLLGFVLEKQRIILELYLTKRMNKRIGKCGVNASIQYPCKVNGDKNIFLDDGVSIGAGSTIFTTRAKFIVGKNSFSGPNLTVITGDHPFLPGSYMLNLKKDELKKSMDISIYDKDVIIEQDVWLGVNVTILKGVRIGRGAIVAAGSLVIKDIPPYSITGGVPAKVIKFKWNKEEILHHEKKIIENAEERLSAESINAMFNSYLKND, encoded by the coding sequence ATGATAAAAAGTACAATAATTACTTTGCTAGGTTTTGTTTTGGAGAAGCAGAGAATCATCCTAGAGCTTTATCTTACAAAAAGAATGAATAAAAGAATTGGTAAATGTGGAGTAAATGCCAGTATTCAATATCCATGTAAAGTAAATGGTGATAAGAATATATTTTTGGATGATGGTGTGTCAATTGGTGCTGGTTCTACAATCTTCACGACTCGAGCAAAATTTATTGTAGGTAAAAATTCATTTTCAGGTCCAAATCTTACTGTTATTACAGGAGATCATCCCTTTTTGCCTGGTAGTTATATGTTAAATCTTAAAAAAGATGAATTGAAGAAATCAATGGATATTTCAATTTATGATAAAGATGTAATTATTGAGCAGGATGTATGGTTGGGGGTAAACGTTACAATCCTAAAAGGTGTAAGGATTGGTAGAGGAGCAATTGTAGCTGCAGGGTCTTTGGTCATTAAAGATATTCCCCCATATTCGATTACAGGCGGTGTACCTGCAAAAGTTATTAAATTCAAATGGAATAAAGAAGAAATTTTACATCACGAAAAAAAGATAATAGAAAATGCAGAAGAACGATTGTCTGCTGAATCAATTAATGCTATGTTTAATTCATATTTAAAGAACGATTAA
- a CDS encoding acyltransferase gives MTIKRLLHKIKMGPKWFFSKAGYILKWKIMKFQKLSVLNPFSLKIRPWLWKKTGVNIKGSVKIGYDVYYDVGYAHLITLEDGVWIASQTLLLCHKRIIDDYYIGDDYNKLPYKTGSIHLKKGCCVGMGAKIMPGVTIGEGAIIGVGAIVTHDIPAWTIAVGNPAKVVKHLSNRNE, from the coding sequence ATGACAATTAAAAGACTGTTACATAAGATAAAAATGGGACCTAAATGGTTCTTTTCAAAAGCAGGATATATTTTGAAATGGAAAATAATGAAGTTTCAGAAGCTTAGCGTACTCAATCCATTTAGCCTTAAAATAAGACCTTGGCTTTGGAAAAAGACAGGGGTAAACATAAAAGGTTCTGTAAAAATAGGTTATGATGTTTATTATGATGTAGGTTATGCCCATTTAATAACATTAGAAGATGGTGTGTGGATTGCGAGTCAAACTTTACTATTATGCCATAAAAGAATTATTGATGATTATTACATTGGTGATGATTATAATAAATTACCTTATAAAACGGGAAGTATACACCTGAAAAAGGGCTGTTGTGTAGGAATGGGAGCGAAGATTATGCCGGGTGTCACCATTGGGGAGGGGGCAATAATTGGAGTTGGTGCTATTGTGACACATGATATACCTGCATGGACAATTGCTGTTGGTAACCCTGCCAAAGTAGTGAAGCATTTGAGTAATAGAAATGAATAA
- a CDS encoding glycosyltransferase, with protein sequence MKKILFITTNFRHGGTNKSLENLLSLLDVKKYQIDVFTMEHSGPYASMLPNCTILPKDKWLHALTTQFRDTAGSTKLRSLTLKVLRKILAGLKLDLSEYLYKNAAQAISEKKDYDTVVAFSEGVPTAFAQHFKAKNKIAWIHCDYKSYMTLNNHPNETKIYQAYQSIVCVSEFTKISFVDIIPEFNSKTSAIHNILDTDLIKKQSKEEIIDDRFKNNTFTIVSIGRFYFIKRFSIIPDIVNELVQKGCAFKWYIIGGDGNEEEKQNFLQKLNDFKLQDTLIALGEKNNPYPYILNSNLLVSTSMTEACPYVINEAKVLHIPVASADFGSAYEFIDDGINGIILPVNQLADKIATLIEKNSEYSKLKKNISSFEYKNQELLLQIEKILA encoded by the coding sequence ATGAAAAAAATTTTATTTATCACAACCAATTTCCGACATGGTGGTACCAACAAGAGTTTAGAAAATCTTTTGTCTCTATTGGATGTAAAAAAATATCAAATAGATGTGTTTACCATGGAGCATAGTGGGCCTTATGCTTCTATGCTTCCCAATTGCACCATTCTGCCCAAAGATAAGTGGTTGCATGCATTGACTACCCAATTTCGGGATACTGCAGGAAGCACCAAACTAAGAAGCTTAACTTTGAAAGTGTTGCGTAAAATATTGGCAGGGTTGAAGCTGGATTTGTCTGAATACTTGTACAAAAATGCTGCACAAGCTATTTCCGAAAAAAAGGACTATGATACCGTAGTAGCTTTTAGCGAAGGAGTACCCACTGCCTTTGCACAACATTTTAAAGCTAAAAACAAAATTGCGTGGATTCATTGTGATTACAAAAGTTATATGACGCTGAATAATCATCCCAATGAAACAAAGATATATCAAGCTTACCAGTCTATTGTTTGCGTGTCGGAGTTTACAAAAATTAGTTTTGTTGATATTATTCCAGAGTTTAATTCTAAAACAAGTGCAATACATAATATTCTGGATACAGATTTAATTAAAAAACAATCTAAGGAGGAAATTATAGACGATCGATTTAAAAATAATACGTTTACAATTGTATCTATTGGTAGGTTTTATTTTATTAAACGTTTTTCTATTATACCTGATATTGTAAATGAATTGGTACAAAAAGGTTGTGCATTTAAGTGGTATATTATTGGTGGTGATGGAAATGAGGAAGAGAAACAAAATTTCCTGCAAAAATTAAATGATTTTAAGTTGCAAGATACATTAATCGCATTGGGGGAAAAAAACAATCCTTATCCATACATTTTAAATAGTAATTTATTGGTCAGTACTTCAATGACCGAGGCGTGTCCTTATGTAATAAATGAAGCAAAAGTATTGCATATTCCGGTAGCCAGTGCTGATTTTGGTTCAGCTTATGAATTTATTGATGATGGTATAAATGGTATTATTCTACCAGTTAATCAGTTAGCCGATAAAATTGCAACTTTAATAGAAAAGAACTCAGAATATTCGAAATTAAAAAAAAATATCTCAAGTTTTGAATATAAAAATCAGGAATTGTTATTACAAATAGAAAAAATATTAGCATGA
- a CDS encoding lipopolysaccharide biosynthesis protein produces MSDKKRAVKGVIWSGIERFSVQIVQFVISVILARILSPSDFGLLALVMVVINILQVFNEVGFGAALMQKLDRDELDFSTVFVFNIILGIALYGLVYLSAPLMALFFNNTELTLLIRLIGLNLIISSFIIVQRTRLWIKVDFKTQAKASFIAVIISGSIGIYLAYAGWGVMALIVQSLVNNLVNTMLIWLFVKWKISLRFSYERFVGLFNYAYKLILARLVNSVFNEIYSIVIGKAYTPAQLGYFNRAKSFTELSSGNITSIVQKVSVPLLCEAQHDNKRMGEVLLKFIKNTAFIVFPLLCGLFVLAEPLVSVLLTDKWLPSVWILRVLCPVGMMYVISTFNMNVFNATGRTDWALKSEIIKKIIYVGIITIAVFFGFKALIYSQILIAIIELTISTYYTKKQIGLSLYSQLSSLSSIFFLSFIMAILVWGITFMMSNIYYKLLIGIFTGVTSYSILAYLVNTNNFRDIVKSTIFKKK; encoded by the coding sequence ATGTCAGATAAAAAACGTGCAGTAAAAGGTGTGATATGGAGTGGAATTGAACGGTTTTCGGTGCAAATTGTTCAGTTTGTTATATCAGTTATATTAGCCAGAATTTTATCACCTTCTGACTTTGGATTGCTTGCATTGGTGATGGTTGTGATTAATATATTACAAGTTTTCAATGAAGTGGGGTTTGGAGCCGCATTGATGCAAAAATTAGACCGCGATGAGTTGGATTTTTCTACTGTTTTTGTGTTTAATATAATTCTTGGAATAGCACTTTATGGTTTAGTATATTTATCTGCACCACTTATGGCGCTGTTCTTTAATAATACAGAACTTACTTTATTGATAAGACTGATTGGGTTGAATCTTATTATTTCTTCATTTATCATTGTGCAAAGAACCCGTCTCTGGATAAAGGTTGATTTCAAAACTCAGGCAAAAGCTTCATTTATTGCAGTAATAATTTCAGGGAGTATTGGTATTTATCTTGCGTACGCGGGGTGGGGAGTGATGGCACTGATTGTACAATCGCTAGTGAATAATTTAGTGAACACGATGTTGATCTGGCTATTTGTAAAATGGAAAATTTCTTTACGGTTTTCTTATGAGAGGTTTGTTGGATTATTCAACTATGCCTACAAATTAATTTTAGCAAGATTGGTAAATAGTGTGTTTAACGAAATATATTCAATTGTAATAGGTAAGGCATATACTCCCGCTCAATTAGGTTATTTTAATCGGGCAAAAAGCTTCACCGAATTATCATCGGGGAATATTACATCTATTGTTCAAAAAGTATCAGTTCCCTTATTATGCGAAGCGCAACATGATAATAAGCGAATGGGTGAAGTTTTACTTAAATTTATTAAGAATACAGCGTTTATAGTATTTCCGCTGTTGTGCGGATTATTTGTATTGGCAGAACCTTTAGTTAGTGTCTTGCTGACCGATAAATGGTTACCCTCAGTATGGATTTTAAGAGTACTTTGTCCTGTAGGAATGATGTACGTAATAAGCACATTTAATATGAATGTTTTTAATGCAACAGGCAGAACAGATTGGGCATTAAAGTCAGAAATCATTAAAAAAATTATTTATGTGGGTATAATAACTATTGCGGTATTTTTTGGCTTTAAAGCACTTATTTATAGTCAAATTTTAATCGCCATTATTGAATTGACTATTTCTACTTATTATACAAAAAAACAAATCGGGCTAAGTTTGTATTCTCAATTGTCGTCACTAAGTTCAATTTTCTTCCTGTCATTCATAATGGCAATCCTCGTATGGGGTATTACATTCATGATGTCAAATATATATTATAAATTACTTATTGGTATATTTACTGGTGTTACTTCATATTCGATTTTGGCATATTTGGTTAACACTAATAATTTCAGAGATATAGTAAAAAGTACAATATTTAAAAAGAAATAA
- a CDS encoding nucleotide sugar dehydrogenase, producing MNYKIAIIGLGYVGLPLARLFATKYNTVGFDINEVRINELRSGIDTTLEVEDNVLQAALVDNPNEEKGLYVTNQLDEIRDCNYFVVTVPTPVDKNNRPDLTPLFKASETVGKVIKKGDVVIYESTVYPGATEEDCIPVVEKTSGLKFNVDFFAGYSPERINPGDKEHTVEKILKVTSGSTPEIGKKVDELYKSVITAGTHLAPTIKVAEAAKVIENSQRDINIAFVNELAKIFNLLEIDTHAVLEAAGTKWNFLPFKPGLVGGHCIGVDPYYLAQKAQEHGYHPEIILAGRRLNDSMGQYVASQIVKTMIKKNIKVNGAKVLNLGITFKENCPDVRNTKVVDVICGLEDYSLDVITYDPWANPTEVKHEYRIESTNELPVEKFDAVVLSVAHKEFLDLDLSKLLKEGGVIYDVKGVLENADVKL from the coding sequence ATGAATTACAAAATAGCAATTATTGGTTTAGGATATGTAGGTCTGCCATTGGCGAGGTTATTTGCTACTAAATACAACACTGTTGGTTTCGATATCAATGAAGTACGAATTAATGAATTAAGATCAGGAATTGATACTACTTTAGAAGTTGAAGATAATGTACTTCAGGCTGCTTTAGTTGATAATCCTAACGAAGAGAAAGGCTTATATGTGACCAATCAGTTAGACGAAATCAGAGATTGCAATTATTTCGTAGTTACAGTTCCTACACCAGTTGACAAAAATAACCGTCCAGATTTGACTCCTTTATTTAAGGCAAGCGAAACTGTGGGAAAGGTAATAAAAAAAGGAGACGTTGTTATTTATGAATCTACTGTTTATCCGGGAGCTACAGAAGAAGATTGTATCCCGGTAGTTGAAAAAACCTCCGGTTTGAAATTCAATGTAGATTTCTTTGCAGGGTATTCTCCCGAAAGAATTAACCCTGGTGATAAAGAACATACCGTAGAAAAAATATTGAAAGTAACATCTGGTTCTACTCCTGAAATAGGAAAAAAAGTAGATGAGTTATATAAATCTGTAATTACAGCGGGTACACACTTAGCACCCACTATTAAAGTAGCTGAAGCAGCAAAAGTAATCGAAAATTCACAACGTGATATCAATATTGCATTTGTCAATGAATTAGCAAAAATTTTTAATTTATTAGAAATTGATACACATGCTGTTTTAGAAGCGGCAGGTACAAAATGGAATTTTTTACCCTTCAAACCAGGTTTAGTGGGAGGTCACTGTATTGGGGTAGATCCTTATTATTTGGCCCAAAAAGCACAAGAGCATGGATATCATCCAGAAATAATTTTAGCAGGTCGTCGTTTGAATGATTCTATGGGGCAGTATGTCGCATCGCAAATTGTGAAAACAATGATCAAGAAAAATATCAAAGTGAACGGTGCTAAAGTTTTAAACTTAGGAATTACGTTCAAAGAAAACTGCCCGGATGTACGTAATACTAAAGTTGTAGATGTCATCTGTGGTTTAGAAGATTATTCTTTGGATGTTATCACTTATGATCCTTGGGCAAATCCTACAGAAGTAAAGCATGAGTATCGTATTGAAAGTACCAACGAGTTACCAGTTGAAAAGTTTGATGCAGTGGTCTTAAGTGTAGCGCACAAGGAATTTCTTGATTTGGATTTATCTAAACTTTTGAAAGAAGGTGGTGTAATTTACGATGTGAAAGGTGTTTTGGAAAATGCTGATGTAAAATTGTAG
- a CDS encoding EpsG family protein — MFAYWTLFLIVMLIQLFPTKSQKQYAVKLIVSLLPIFLYGAFRVNYGLDYSSYEDFFYGLHNYETYKDDHMEFGYEFLNKILPSFRAVLIVQSVLLCTAYFYLFKYVPAKLWWLAFLILFIAGNNTIFFMLSGIRNGIAISIFILSTPFIIKRKIIPFVLMIYLAFLFHQSIILYAPLAYLVATNKTITKKEISIWIGVVLFFTVSSFTPLMQFVNIFINTYFDRYSTYVSQADEAEGVGILMKLFVFIMVSVTLMFLKKTKLSPTENSIMRLTLLFLISGVLGALNMRMTQVFIPFLIPGVVIVVNRSKDKWIKNTFIVSVVLSLVYAMWLWLESPYFSYQNYESVLF, encoded by the coding sequence ATGTTTGCATATTGGACATTGTTTTTGATTGTGATGTTAATCCAGCTCTTCCCCACGAAGAGTCAGAAACAGTATGCTGTAAAATTAATCGTATCACTATTGCCTATCTTCTTATATGGTGCTTTTCGTGTTAATTACGGCCTAGATTATAGTAGTTATGAAGATTTCTTTTATGGTTTACATAATTATGAAACTTATAAGGATGATCATATGGAATTTGGGTATGAATTTTTAAATAAAATCTTACCTTCATTCAGAGCTGTTCTTATAGTTCAATCAGTATTGCTTTGTACCGCTTATTTTTATTTATTTAAATACGTTCCGGCTAAATTATGGTGGCTGGCTTTTTTAATATTATTTATAGCAGGAAATAACACTATTTTCTTTATGCTCAGTGGTATTAGAAATGGGATAGCTATCTCCATATTTATACTAAGCACTCCATTTATCATTAAGCGGAAGATAATTCCATTTGTATTGATGATATATTTGGCGTTTCTATTTCATCAAAGCATCATTTTATATGCACCGCTTGCCTATCTGGTGGCAACTAATAAAACGATTACTAAAAAAGAAATAAGTATATGGATAGGTGTGGTTTTGTTTTTTACGGTCTCATCTTTTACTCCCTTGATGCAGTTTGTTAATATTTTTATAAACACATATTTTGACAGGTATTCTACCTATGTTTCACAAGCAGATGAGGCAGAAGGAGTGGGTATTTTGATGAAATTATTTGTGTTTATAATGGTCTCGGTTACTTTGATGTTTTTGAAAAAAACAAAATTATCACCCACCGAAAATAGCATCATGCGTTTAACTTTACTTTTTTTGATTTCTGGTGTTTTAGGTGCTTTAAATATGCGTATGACTCAGGTGTTTATACCATTTCTTATTCCAGGGGTAGTTATTGTGGTTAATCGCAGCAAAGATAAATGGATAAAAAATACATTTATTGTATCTGTTGTACTCTCTCTTGTTTATGCAATGTGGCTATGGTTGGAAAGCCCTTATTTTTCCTATCAAAATTATGAATCCGTTTTATTCTAA